The genomic window AATCAATACCACAACCATATAGCCACCCATAGGGTTATGCCCGATCACCCTAGAGACGCCTTTCGTTCTCGCCTCCTTAAGATATTCCATCACAATTTTAGGATGGTGCACAAAATGACTAAATTTAGCGGTATCGCTGCCTATCAGCCCCCACAAAAGACGAAATCCAATCAAGATCAATAAACTGTAGGCAAAAATTTGATGCCATTGCATTTCACCTGCATCGGCACTCCACCAGAGTAAGGCCATCAGCAGCACCATAGCCCAATGAAAAATGCGTGTAGGTAAATCCCATACTTTAATTTTGACGTGCTCTGTTTTCATAAAACTGGCCCACCCGAGTGAACTAATGAAATTAAGTGGAGGTATTTTATCGGGATTTAGTCAGAAACTTAAAGTAAAGATAGGTAAATAAGGGAAAAGACAGCGGAGTTATCCCATCAAATATGGCCTGATTCCGCAGGCATTACAAGGCTTTTGAGCTGAGAATTCTCGATATTTGTCTAAGCGATCAAATATCCAACGAACAGATTCTAACTGGGACAAAAATGTGATTTAGATCTCGTTTTTGATGGCTAAGATTGGTAATCTGAAATCCAAGGAAACAACAGAAGGTTCGACATATGCTAAAGATTACGAGCAAGCAACTAGAAGTCACTGCCCCAATCCGTGAACGCATTGAAAGCCGTTTTGAAAAACTTTCTAGGCACGATGTGCAGTTGATAAATCCCCATGTAATCATCACAGAGGAGAAACCTGGTTTCAAAATTGAAGCATCGGTTGGCATCCCAAATGGAGAACTTTTTGCTCAAGCTAAACACGAAAATCTTTATACGGCTATTACTGCCATGGGTCAGAAATTAGAGAAGCAACTCAATCGATTAACCCATAAACCTGAAGCTCAACGTTTTGTTTCAGTCGTACAATCTGACGATGCTATTAACAACATGGATGAATATGAGGAGGAAGATGCAGCTTAAGCGATTCAGAGTTAGTGAGGGACACATCACTTCGAGAGGCATTAAGTAGAAAGCATTTAAATTGTTTACCGTTTCCTGCAAAGGCTCAATGAATCATCAAAATGATTAGCAAGAAACTACACGGCATATTAAATATCTACTACACTTTACAAAGTGACAGCAAGAATCGAAGTGATGTGAATTAAGCTAAAATGATAAACATTTAAAAATCAACCATTAATCTAACCAATGTAAGGAGCGCAAAACAATCAATACCTACAACACTTAGCATTTTAGTGTTCACTATAGTTAACTAGGTTTAACTTTCACCATTAAGCTTTACTGATTCTTAGTTTTTATCGGCTCCACCTTTATTCAACTGATGTCATTGGATAGGAGAACACGAGGAACTTATTGAAAACAGCTAAACTAGCTTTCACAGCGTTGAGTTATTTGATAAAAACGTTATCTAACAACATCTTTATCTCAAATGGAGCAACCGTCATTTATTAGCAACACGCATTAACTCTATTAATTATCGACTACATAAGTAGAAGCACAATCACTATAGAGGAGCAAAAACAGTCTAGTCATACATTAACGACGCTAAGGTATAACTTAAGATAATAAGGTTGACCTAATAGCTAACAAAAAAAACTAAAAGGAGTAAAAAAACTAGTGTTGAATTTTGCAGTTTCTACAGACATACAAAATTTTTAATAACCATAGAGGAGGGCCGTTAGTTCAGAAGATATACATGAGTATGTTACAGTCGAAATATTAGTAAGTGCATGTT from Shewanella putrefaciens includes these protein-coding regions:
- the hpf gene encoding ribosome hibernation-promoting factor, HPF/YfiA family, translating into MLKITSKQLEVTAPIRERIESRFEKLSRHDVQLINPHVIITEEKPGFKIEASVGIPNGELFAQAKHENLYTAITAMGQKLEKQLNRLTHKPEAQRFVSVVQSDDAINNMDEYEEEDAA